The Arthrobacter zhaoxinii sequence CCGCGCGCCTCGGTGACCTGCAGGTGCGGCTCGAAGTAGCCGGCGTCGTCCAGTTCGCCGTGCGCGGGACGGAAGGCGACGTCGGCGCATTCCAGCATCGGCCGGTCCAGCAGTGAGTCCCCGGCCGCGATGATGCGGTCGGCACCGATCCGGCGGGCAACTTCAGCGACGGCCTGCTGCTTGGTGACCGGCGTGGGCACGCAGTAGAGCTTCCGGCCCTGCAGCGACACGGTCCAGCCGCGCGCATCGCACCATTCCTCCAGAGCCAGCAGGAACTCGCCGGGGAGGGCCTCCCGGTCCACAATCGCGTACGCGAACAGGTCCTCGGCGGAACGAAGCTTCAGAATCCACTCATGGAACTCAGGACGGCCCAGGTAAGCCTCAATCTCAGCCAGCGGCGCGCACCCGGTCGTGACAAGACTGCGCACCGACGCCTGCCAGTCAATGTCGGTCTCCCCGTGGTGCAGGATGACGCCGCCGTTGGTGGTGACCGCGTACTCCGGGGTGGGCCCGGGCAGCTGGATCCGCCGGTACTGCGCCACGGTCCGGGTGGTGACGGGGACGAAGACGGACGCTTCGGCGGCGGAGACCAGCAGGGCTTCCGCGGCGCGGGTCATATAGGACAGGGGCTTGCCCTCGTAGACTTCCGCGACCACCATCGCCGGAGCCAGGGCATCCTCGGTGTTCAGGAACAGCGCGTTGGCGGAGTAGATCAGGGTGCGGTCCAGATCGGACGCGAGCATCGTCTTCACGCGTCAGCCCCCGGAACACCGGCACCGGCAGCAACAGCCCGGCCGTCGGCACCCACAGCACCGGCGGTGAACTGCGGATGAATCAGGCCCACGCAGCTGAACGGCAGGTCCGGCACCTCCTCCACCGGCACACCGCGCTGTTCGGCCAGCAGCAGCACGTGCGCCACGTCCTCCAGCGCCCCCGGATGCACCAGGACCTTCCACGGCACCCGGCGCAGCAGCACGCGCGTGGTCTCGCCGACGCCGGGCTTCACCAGGTTCACGTTGAAAATGCCGTATTCCTCGCTGAGGCGCTCCACCGCCTGCCAGCCCACCCAGGTGGGGGTCCGGTCCGCGGCAGCCAACGCAGCCGCAGCCGCTTCCGCCTCGGGCCGCACGTCGTCGAAGTGCGACTCGATCGCGGTCAGGAAGTCGCGGGACACGTCGGCGCCGGCGAGATGCGCGTAGAACTTCGCGCCGTGGAAATCATGCGGCGCAATGAGGTCCTTGTTGAATACCGTGCGGGAAACCAGCCCGGAGACGGTCGAGTTCAGGCAGGCCGACGGAATCAGGTAGTCCTCGCGCGTGCCGAACAGCTCCACGGAATGGCCGGGATCTGCCAGCACAGCCAGTTCCGAGGAGAACCGCACACCGTCGGTCGCTTCGAACCGGTCCAGTGCGGCGGTCAGCTCACGGGTGATGGCGCCCTTGCCGGTCCAGCCGTCCACAAACAGGATTCGTTCGGGGGAGTACGTCCGCGCCAGGTAGCGCAGCGCG is a genomic window containing:
- a CDS encoding HAD family hydrolase, producing MLASDLDRTLIYSANALFLNTEDALAPAMVVAEVYEGKPLSYMTRAAEALLVSAAEASVFVPVTTRTVAQYRRIQLPGPTPEYAVTTNGGVILHHGETDIDWQASVRSLVTTGCAPLAEIEAYLGRPEFHEWILKLRSAEDLFAYAIVDREALPGEFLLALEEWCDARGWTVSLQGRKLYCVPTPVTKQQAVAEVARRIGADRIIAAGDSLLDRPMLECADVAFRPAHGELDDAGYFEPHLQVTEARGILAGEEIVRRMLGLVRA